The DNA sequence TGGAGACTGactggtgtgctggttttgtctgggatagagttaattttcttcatagtagctagtatggggctgtgttttggatttgttctgaaaacagcgttgataacaaaacaatgttttcattattgctgagcagtgcttacacagagtcaaggccttttctgcttctcacaccaccctgCCAatgagcaggctgggggtgcacaagatgTTGTGAGgcgacacagctgggacagctgacgccaactgaccaaagggatattccagaccatatgacatcatgcttagCAATTAAAAGCTTGgggcagaaggaggaagggggggacattcggagtgatggcgtttgtcttcccaagtcatgGTCATGCATGATgtagccctgctttcctggagatggatgaacacctgcctgcccatgggaagcagtgaatgaattccatatttgctttgcttgtatgcATGGCtcttgctttacctatgaaactgtttttatcccatcccaccagggaggagggagcgagTGGCTacgtggtgcttagttgccggctggggttaaaccatgacaaccggctaaacagcagctctgcagagaaggaccttgTGATCGCAGAGGACAACAAGCtgagcatgagccagcagtgcacTCTTGCTGCAaaggccaacagcctcctgggctgcattaggaaaatAATGATGGTAGATGGAGGGAGGTTATCCTCCCCATATTCTCAGCACTGGCAAGGCCActtctggagtgctgtgtccagtgctgggcttcCTAGTAGAAGAAAATGGTTGACCTAGTAaagcaagtccagcaaagggccacaaagttGGCGTAAGTGACTAAAGCAGGTTCCTTCACAGGAGGAAAGGCTGCGAGATCTGGACCTGATCAGtctagagaagaaaaggcttggAGGGATTTAATAAAATTCCATCTGAACccatgaaaacagtttttgactgtgagggtggtcaatcactggaacaggttacctGGAGAGTTTGTGGAGTCTTCATCCATGGAGATATTCCAAACCTACCTAGACAAGGggctgagcaacctgctctagctgagcCTGCCTCAGCTAaggggttgaactagatgatctccagacATCCCTTCCAATCTCAACTTTCCCATGTTTCTGTAAGTAtaaagggtaaaagtaagacagaaagaaatggacAACACATAGCCTTGACCACAAATATGGTGGGATCCCATGGagaggacccacgctggagcaggggagaagtgtgaggaggaaagagaggcagagatgTTCTTTAGTGACTGTTAACCCCCTCTTCACCATCCCCCCTGATCCTCTTGGGGCTGGGGTGGGTAGATGAATTGGGAACAATGGAGTAATTTAAGCCTGGGAGAAAGTGTGAGGGGCATggtctttaatatttttgtcattgtttctCACAATGTAAAtcttttttaattggcaataaattaaattgatcTTCGGCAAGTCAACAGGTCTCTGCCAGTGCCAGTAATTGGTAACTGATCTCCTTTactttatcttgacccatgagcttttctgatttattttctccttttgtccTGTTGAGTCAGGGGAGTTGaatgagcagctgggtgggtgcctggctgctgcccaaGCTTAACCCACTACGGGACCagatctgggctgctgcatccAGTTTGGGGCTCCGTAGCACAAGAAAGATCCTGACAGACTGAAGCGAGTCCTGCAGAGGCCAGAAGGATGGTTGGGGCCTGGAGCACATTATggacaaggagaggctgagagagctgggttttTGAGAAACCTGCAGAATAAAACACTGGAGCAAGGACCCAGGCCAGTAGATGGGATCTCAATCAATGGATGTTTTCAATCTTAGTTGAGACAAGGCCATGAGCACCTGATGTAGCTGGAGCTGTCTGAGAAAGGGCGTGGCTGAGAGACCAGAACTGGCAAGAGCTATGGGACTTGTGTGTGATAAGTGTCAGTAGGAAACTGGTTCCCTTTTTATGAATACTGACGGTGGAGATAGGTATCACTGAGCCCCGGAGGAGGACAGAGGTGACCATGCGGCAAAAGTCCCTCCTCAGTGTTGGGGTGTACAGCCAGACATGGAAATGGCCGGTGTGTGGGAATGACCTGGTACTGTTTTCCCAGGGCAGCTTCcccaggctgtccagggaacATGGCACAGATTGGGCCCCTCTCTTTTGCACCTTTGGtgccttgcttccttccttgtgACACCTGACTGCACTGTGAGCACCCTGTTCTGTGCCACCCGCCCTGCACACTCTCACACCTTAGCTCTACACTGGTGCTTTCCTCTCCTGGGCTCtttccagcccagcccagcccctccccagctctcccccaccacccctgccctctccccaccccaaatcaGCAGAGCAGCCCAGTCTGGGCTAGTCCCATGGCAGTGCCcgctgcagggtgctgcagagTTCTGGGCATTCACCTCACAGCCTCAGCCCCTCTGaagggcacagcagctcctgagGGTCAGAGATAGAGGTTAAGACTCCCCATCAGCCCCAGGGATGGTGCTTGCCTAAAGGGCATAAGGAAATGTAGGCCAGTCACTCTCTGGCTCTCCTGAATTCATATTGTAGGTGATCCCCAACCTGAACTGAATTTGGCCCTTCTCTGCTCCCACCAGCCCAACTCCCCAGGACAGCACGAGAGTCCTGGCCCTGGCCTCCTCAGGCAGCGCCCGCATCTCTCCAGtctcccctccctgtgcctGCTGAGTCCCCACTGAGTCCCATGGCACTTCTGAGTCCTTGTTTCTGGGTACATCGATTTAGGGCTTTACTTCTGGTGGACATCAACTTTGAGGGTGTTTCACCTTCTGATCCTCCATTCCTTCCAACCCCAGGGCACGTGGTGAgtccccatcctctcctctccttaCCCCTCCAAATTCATTTCCAGTCCTGTTGTACATGAAGAAACCTGAGGAGATAATGGGGAGCTCATGGAGCATCTGCCCTGCCATCAGACACCAAGAAGGGAGCTTTTAAATTCAGATCCAGAGGATTTAAAACAGCAGATCAGGTCCGGTGGAACCCAATAGTACCATGAGATGAACTCCTAGAACACTGCAAAAACAACAAGAACAGACTCTTTAAAAGACCAATTCCTTAGACATTTTACTGGCACCAACTTTGGAGGAAGAGCCCAGCTTTCAGGCACTGCACCTGGGAGATCCCGATTTATTGAGGAGCTGCTATTGGGCATGCCACATCTGACACAGTGTTGTGAAAGGGACAGACACAACAGCATCAAGCATCAGGACAACTGGTATAAACCCCGAAAATGATCTCTAAGTATGATTATTACAAGACTAAAAAGCAGACTCGTGGCCTAAGATAAACTCTGGGAAATGTGCAGAGAAGGAGAGGCAGGTTATTGTTAGGGAAACAGCGTCCAATGGACCCGTTTCCAGACAGCATCCTTAAGCTCCttgttcctcatgctgtagatgagggggttcACTGCTGGAGGCACCACTGAGTACAGAAATGACACCACCAGGTCCAGGGATGGGGTAGAGATGGAAGGGGGCTTCAGGTGGGCAAACATTGCAGTGCTGATGTACAGGGAGGCCACagccaggtgagggaggcatGTGGCAAAGGCTTTGTGCCATtcctgctcagaggggatcctcagcacagccctgaagatTTGCAGATAGGACAccaaaatgaatacaaaacaCCTGAAGACTAAAGAGGCACTAACCATAAGAAGCCCAACTTCCCTGAGATAGGAGTGTGAACAGGAGAGCTTGAGAATCTGGGGAATTTCACGGAAGAACTGGTCTAGggcattgccttggcagagtGGTAGTGAAAATGTGATGGCAGTGTGCAAGAGAACATTGATaaacccactgccccaggcagctgctgccatgtggacacaagttgtgctgcccaggagggtcccgtagtgcaggggtttgcagatggcaacgTAGCGGTCATAGGGCATGACAGTGAGAAGACAATACTCTCCTCCAatcaagaagagaaagaaagagacagcaCATCCTGTGTAGGAGATGGCCCTGGTATCCCACAGGGAATTGACCATGGCTTTGGGAGCGTGGTGGAGATGGAGCCTAGGTCAAGAACAGGGAGCTTGAGCAGGAGgaagtacatgggggtgtggaggcgGTGGTCGCAGGCTACGACAGTGATAATGAGGccgttgcccaggagggcagccaggtagatgcccaggaagagacagaaggtcaagagctgcagctcccgtgTGCCTGTgaatgccaggaggaggaactggtTGATGGAGCTGCCATTGGACATCTGCTACTTCTGGGCATGGAAACTGCCAAAGgagataaagcagaaaaattcagagaagCTTCTCAGAGCAAAATTCCATTCATTCATTGTGAGATACCTAAGGGTGCTGTTCTTTCCCAGGGGACTGTTATGCAGCTCTGAGGCTTCAGCTCTGGCTTGTGGTGTCTGAGtgtgctgtgcagagc is a window from the Ciconia boyciana unplaced genomic scaffold, ASM3463844v1 HiC_scaffold_41, whole genome shotgun sequence genome containing:
- the LOC140645902 gene encoding olfactory receptor 14J1-like, with amino-acid sequence MPYDRYVAICKPLHYGTLLGSTTCVHMAAAAWGSGFINVLLHTAITFSLPLCQGNALDQFFREIPQILKLSCSHSYLREVGLLMVSASLVFRCFVFILVSYLQIFRAVLRIPSEQEWHKAFATCLPHLAVASLYISTAMFAHLKPPSISTPSLDLVVSFLYSVVPPAVNPLIYSMRNKELKDAVWKRVHWTLFP